The Phocoena sinus isolate mPhoSin1 chromosome 18, mPhoSin1.pri, whole genome shotgun sequence DNA window AGGCCCTCGGGGTGGGGGAGAAAGTCCAATAAAAGCCAGTGACAATAGAGGACTAGGCGTCTGTGAGTCAGAGAAGGCGTGACTTGCCCAGCCCGGGTGGCAGGAAAGCCTTCTTAGCTGAGGAAGCGGTGCCTGGGCTGTTTTCATCAGGACCTGAGGCCTCACTTCTCTGGTGACAGCAGGAAGGGTGCACAGGGAGTCAGAAACAACTTCTTGATCACTGGAGCCCCAGACCAGATGGGGGTCCACTGTAGACATTTTCAGGGTGGTGACAAGTTGGCTACGCATAACTCAGATGTTCGATAGAATGAAATCCCCAAAGGACCTAACTCAGTGCCAGGAAGAGGCGAGCCATAAAATCCTAAACTTTCAATACTAACTCAGTTTCCCTACCAGTGGTCAAGTTCTTGTTAGTATAATTCAGTCAGAGCATTAAGTAACAATGGCAtctaacatttatcaagtgccCTGCGCATTTCATTCTGTCTTGTGCCAAAACCACCTTGAGGTAGGTCTTACAAGACTGCCCCATTGTGCGTGTGAAGATGCTAGGTCGCccaagttcacacacacacacacacacacacacacacacacacacacacacacacagagtggtgGAGGCAGGTTCAAACATAGGTTTGTCTGACTTCATAGCTCAAGGTCTCAGAGAGTGTGCCCTTTATTCCCAGCATGAGAGGAAGCGTGTGCTTGGCAAGCATTGAAGCTGTAACATCCAGGAAGGCAGCTCCTTAGCTTTACTGGTGCCTTACCTCAGTTTTGGTGGTGGCCGGGTGGTGGAAGTCCTTGCTTGGAGTGGGAGCTCGGCTTCCAGCCTCATACAGAACGCTGGGCAGGAGAGAAGTCATGGGCTCCTTCTGCAGCTCCACAAGCACAGTGTCCGAGGCCAGGTCGGTTTCTATGctgctccttatttattttttttcaccagCAAGAGGAGGTGACCTTCCCACTTGGGGTAGCCTGCTTGAATCAAAAAGTACCCTCTGCCACTCCCTTCATTGGTGCAAAGAAGACCGTTTGGAAGAGGTTGGCTTTGCACTGTGACGATTCGTTGGCCATGCATAAAAGAACTCAGCAGACCAGTGTCAGGCTCCTGGTAACCTTTCATCTGCAGGTGTGTGAAAAACctattcgttcatttattcaattaGTATTTGTTAAgcgcctaccatgtgccaggcgccGGGGAATCAGTTGATCCTGTCAGTTGCACCTGCCTCGCCCTGGTTGGCTGTGTGACCCTTAGGTGGCCATTCAGCAGAGCCAGTTCTGCCTGGCAGCAGAGAAAGAGCAAAGGATTCTGGGGGCCAGGTTCGCCCTGCTGGTCCCTCCTATGAGGGGACTCGTGATTGGCCATCCAGTTCTTTCTTGCTGACGTGGAAAGCATCTGCCGCATTCACTAGGTGAGACATTGCgctatttgttttctctatgCCCTATAGCACGTAGAGCATATAcaatgtttgtttatatttttgtccctcatttcctgcatttctgtcttcttttgaatTTAGTTGACTTTTTCTgtaatgaaatgtttaaattccttcttaatttgcttttgtttatattCTATAGCAATTTTCTTTGTGGTACCATGAGGATTTACATCCTGAAATTATTCCTCTAATTTGAATTTACAGcagcttaacttcaataacaCAAAAACTCTGCTCCTTTACAGCTCTATCCCCAGCCCTTTAGGCTATTGATGTCACaagattacatctttatacatcgTGTGCCCCAAACATaaactaataattcttttaaatgcacTAGTCTCCTAAATtatgcaggaaacaaaatttggagttacaaagttacagtaatataCATTAATACTAGTTTTACACTAATACTTTTTTCCTTAAGTGTATTAGTCTCTTAAAttatgcagaaaacaaaaagtacagTTACAAACCAATGTCATAAAAATACTAGCTTCATAATTGCCCTATTTGACCTTTactaagatttttatttctctacacGGCTTCAAGGtgctgtctagtgtcctttcatttcacccGCAACACTCCCTGCGCATTTCTTGCAGGGCAGGTGTAGTGGCCacaaactccctcagcttttgcttaactgggaatgtcttcatttctccttcacgATTGAAGGACAGTTCTGCTGAATAcaggattcttggttgacagtagTTTTCTTTTAGCACAGAGAATATATCAACCCAGTGTCTTCTGGCCTTCAAAACTTCTGATAATAAATCTTCAGATAATCTTATGGAGGATCCCTTGCAGGTGATGAATCTCTCCTCTTTTACTGCTTCCAAGATTTgctctttatcttttcaaagtttgattataatgtctCAGTGTGgttctctttgagttcatctcacttggagtttgttgagcttcttggaggTTTATGGTCATGTATTTCATCAGATTTGGGGAGTTTTCAGCgattatctcttcagatattcttgctgccctttctctcttccccctcaATGCTTGTGTTGGTCAACTTGATCATGTCCCACAAGTCCCTTAGGCTCTGCTCACTTCTCTCTGATCATTTTTCATTCTGTTCCTCAGCCTCAATGacttccattgatctgtcttcaaTTCACtgattccttcttcctcctgctcTAGTCTGCCTTGAATCCCTctagtgaaattttatttcagttgtacttttcagctccataatttctttttggtacctttttaggttttctatctctttatggATATTCACATTTTGTTCACACACCAGTTTCTTGACTTTCTCCCCATCTTCcttagttctttgagcatctttaagactgtggttttaaagtctttgtctagtatgTCTGCCATTACATCTTTTTTAGGTACAGAGTCTGTTGAGTTTTTTCCCTTTGAACAGGCcatactttcctttttctttgtatgccttgtgattttgttgttgttcttgaaCACTGGACGTTTGAATATAATAATgtgtaactctggaaatcagattcttccccttccccagggtttgccatgtttattatttatgtacttatttgttTTACTGTTGTAGGCTGTCTCTGTGCCAAGGATCAGCCTGAAGTgcaaataatgtctttttttatgtCTCTTCTGAGCCTTCCCTTGGGCAGGTGCagtcactttctaattttccctgTATATGCAGTAGTATTTAACGTCTGGCtcccaaaaggagaaaagcaaaaaatgaagTGTGTCAGGGGCagcgggtgggggtgggtgctggCCCTTTAAATCACCTGAAAGTCACTTCAGCTAGAGGTGGAAGTATTTACAGAAGGAATGGCTGCCTGCCTCTTTGTCTGCACCTCTGTGAGCAAAAGCAGCAACTAGAAATCAAAGCACAGATGCTCGGTATTTGCAAGACGGGGACCTTCTCACCCACACTAGCTCCTGCAAGTTGTGTGCAAGATGCTTGCATGGCTGTGGGTAGGGAACAAGTAGCTGCTACTCTGTGAAAAGCCAAAATTGACCAAAATTAACCACAATTTACTGTCCAGTTCTTCCCCTGGAAGTTGCAAGCCTTCAAcagactccagagttccaaaatagttaTATCAGATGAATTCCGCCAGTACAGTTGCTGtctaggtggggagacagattccttgggcttcctactccaccatcttcccagaatcctttCTGCCCGATTGCTTTGGATTTACATGCTTCCTAGGTTGAGGCAATTTTAGAGGCTTCCTACTGGCCTTTCCAACAATAATAGCCCTCACCTCACAGGTCAGGGAACCAACGTGGGGATACCGCCAGTTCCTGAGTATGTCTACTGTTAATTATGCATCCTAGGACTGGAGAAATGACCACAGGATGGTTTGAGGATACTGGACCCACTGTGAGATGAACCTGAGCTGAAACTCCATTGATTATCTGACCTCCATAAGCCCCTACTCTGACTGGAGGGCCACAGTTATGCTTGGTGTCTCCTGGAATCAGTGTCAGTTCAGAACCAGTGTCCAGGCATTCCTGAAGGGTCTGATTAGTTCCTTTTGCCCAGTGCAGCCACCCTGGTAAATGGCCATCTGTACCTTTGGGCAAGGCTGGGAAAAAGGTTAACGGTATACATTTTTGGCAGTGTACTGGGATCCTTGCTCAAGGGGACCCAGCCTCCCCTTCATTCAAGGTCTGTAAACTGGCTCAAGTCCGGGAAATGACTGAGGGGCCATGACTGTTTTTATGATTCAAGTTGGAATTTTGTTCACTTGACCTAGAACTCTTCCGTTTATACAAATCTAGTAAGAATTTAGTAGGCTTCCCATCCACTTCATCTAATCCTCCGTGTGGCCCATGGCAAACATTTACAAGAGATCAGTGGGTGTTAGAAGCAAAGTTAATTCAAAGTATGCTCAATCCAGCTAAGCTGGTAGTTGATCAGGATCAAAGGGGTTGAAATGTCATATTTTATTCCAACAGCATTTTCAGTTTTAGGGTTGAATGTAGCATCCGGTGTGGGGTATTTGTAACAACAAATAGCATTCCCGTGTTGCATTAACGCTAAATTAGGTCCAAATCAGTcctataggtttttttttctcaattcataaaatgaaaaaagtagtCTTGCAATAGTAGACTTGCAATGAAGGTGGAGAGAACCGTGCCAGGCTTACTAGGGGTAGGACTTTAATAGGAAGAACTGACCAAGTATTATGCGGTGGGCTGAGAAGGTTATTGAGTAAGGTGTGGTTTGCCAATGGAAGGCCTTAAGTAACTGTACCTTAAGGGGTAATTTCGTATAAAGAATGCAACACACAATCAGTATTGAGACCTTATTTTGGTGTGTAAAGGGTGGGCTGGGGTTGATACTGGAGGCCCCAGACTATGGAGCAGTCTACTGCACCAACGATGAGGGCCTAGACCAGTGAGGCGGTAGCAACAGACATGTTGCCAAAGAAACCCAACCTGGCTTGCTATAGGCTAAGCAGAGGAATCAAAACCCCAATTTTCAAGCCCAGGTGTGGAAGGCAGAATGACCCCCAAAGTACAAGATTGCCAGAATCTGTGAGTGTGGTAGTCTTTATGTCAGAGATTTAAGGTTGCTAATTAGCTGACTTTAATAAGATACAGATCATCCTAGATTATCTAGGGGCCCAATGTAATAACATGGTCCTTAAGTGTACGAGGGAAAGAGTCAGAGGAACATGTGATAACAGAAGCAGGCTCAGAGATGCTAAGTGCTCACAGATGCAGGAAGGGGATCATGCGGACagtgcaggtggcctctagaagctggaaaagtgaAGGGGATGAGTTTCCTTTTAGAGCCTCCAGGAAAGAATGCGGCCCTGCTCTCACCTTGACTTCAGCCCAGTGAACTTCGTAACTTTAACAGATCTGCATTGTTTCCAGCCACAAAATTTCCTGCAATGTATAGCAGCAACAGGAAGTGACTGATCAAAATTACATGTGAACAGAAAGAGCTAGATTGAGAAAGGAGACAAtttccggtttttttttttttagtctaagGGTGTAATTCATCTTAAAGAGGCACCCTTCATTTTGTGATGCTTGCAGATCAGATTTGATTAAGCATCAGTCTGTCTTCATCCAAGACAAAGCTATGGAATCTACaccaatattaaaaacaaaagcagcacCTGCTACACAGACACATTACAATTCACGTACTCAGAGTCAAATTAATGAAAACGACATTGGCTCCCTAGAACATAATGGCATCAAGGCCATGAACGTTGTGTAAAAATGGTACGgtaatttttattccctttcatgTTATGTAAAATCACTGGGGAGTCATTAGAAAGTTGTAATTTCATaggtaaataagaaaatgaaaagatacagaGTGGGTCATATTGATTAGTGAGGGATGCTATTGTATAGAAGGCAAAGTTACCAACGATTAAAAAGAACGTAAACAGGTTCTAAAGTAAGGGCACAGCTAACTAACCCTTGACCTTAgaggtaaaaggagaaaaaagtgggAAGCCACAACTGAGGTGAGCCGAGAACATCGTGCTTTGGTCTAAAATTAAGGCCTTAATGCCCAGACTACACATGCATCACTGCTGCTTACCCTAGCGTTAATACCCTctatcttataaaaatattattaaaaaaccaccatcagggcttccctggtggcacagtggttgagagtccgcctgccgatgcaggggacacgggttcgttccccggtccgggaagatctcacatgccacggagcgagccatggccgctgagcctgcgtgcccggagcccgtgctccgcagtgggagaggccacagcagtgagaggcccacgtacggcaaaaaaaaaaaaaaaaaaaaaaaaccaccgtGAGATGGCAAGTCGTACGATCTAGTTAGCTCCCCCTTGAGCAAAGATATAGGAAGGACTCTGTGAGAAGTCTGCACCAAAAAGTGTGAAGTCCTAAGAATCTGTTGCATGTTGTTACATATGCTCAAGCATGGTTGATTTGACTGCAGGCTTCAAAAGGGGTCTGGGCACTGGAGGCCCGTTGTTCTACCCATAATTTTAATCAAGTCAGTATACAAGACGGATATAGCCAGGATATCTTACCTCTCCTACTTGCTGGCATCATGCCTAGAAGCAAACTCCAGAACTGGAAGCTTGTTGTCAAGGTGCCCAGTATAAACCAACAATCCCATCAACCAGTACCTTGCCTGCCAGACTGTGCTCTCCAAACAAGTGACAGGTCTGAAGCTTGTAAGATCTTCCCAGTATTATCTAAACATTGTCTTCCCAATTGGCATATGCATTTGGATGCCATGAATAAAGCGCTCCTTGTTCAAGTGTCTGGGAACACCTTGATAAAAGCCAGTATCTCAACCCCGGCTATGTATCAGAGTCCTTATGGCACTAAATGCTTCCCATTGTTTAAATGAAGCACTCAGGACTGACCACCACTGAGATTAAATGACCTTTAATGGGCTAATGTGGATTAATGAGAATTTTCATAGAGAGCCTAATGTAGCCAGGCCTCTGTATCCTTGGTTTCCACATTcgtggattcaaccaatcacagatcagaaatatcagaaaacgatttccagaaagttccaaaaagcaaaacttgaacttgctggcgactatttatatagcatttacattgtatcagGCGCTATGAGTAATCTGGAGATGATTTAAAGCATATGGGAGGACatgcgtaggttatatgcaatctgcagggggtcctggaactGACTCCCTGTGGacaccaagggatgactgtacagTGTTTCCCTTAACCTACCTGACCACAGAACTCTGAGAAAACCGAGCTTAGAAAATGCTGCTCCAGGTATGAAAATTAGTATGCTAAAAACAAGTGGAAATAGGAAAGAATAATGGAATTTGGTATCATACAATGAAAgttacacaaaagaaaacacacatgaaTATGTTGCTAACATGAAagcctttgtttttaatttgattgatacacatttgacaaaatattttagaataaaataatccATTAACAGGCACAAGGTATTTACAGTAAcaactgtgaaaaacacaaaactgATGTACTCTTAAACAGTAACgtctatttataaaattttttgttgtgaATCGGGAAGACTTTCATTTCTGCTCCTTACCCTGGTCTGAAGCCCCGACAGATGGTGCGGAAGGCCCAGGAGTAGGAGGTGCAACCCTGACACATTTGGCAAATAAGGATCATCTGTTGGTTTGAGCTCACGGGGAAGTGAAGGGCCAGATCTTGGGGTAAGGTCCAGAATGGAAGACTCCAAAGGAAACAACTAAAGACAAGGCCTAAAATCGCACTCATGTTTCTCAGTTTCCTACAGGAGAAGGCtgcaaactattttttaaacGGACTCAATTTCCCCTCTTTTAGCAGAAAATCAGCAACCCTGAGACTCCAATCTTCcataatataaaagttaataaaCACCTAGAAGGGGTTCAAGatttataaataactttatatgaccaaatagaaactttaaaataatttttatgatgtGAAAATACTTGAGAacaaaatttctcaaaattttcaTGCCTAATTCTTAAACATTCTAACGAATAATTTCCAATGTCTGAAATTAGTTGCACAAAAAGATACACTTTAACTAGATGTTTTAAATTGAGTACAACTTGCTCTTGATTGTTAAATGGAATGCCTACCTCTTCATATTATTCAAATATACTGAAATTAATTTCACCCATCTGGAATATACAATATGAATTTACTGACTTACACGACAACCACATaaacaaagatcaagaaaaaaataaccaaacgCTTATGCTTTGTAACACTACTGAGACACAGTACACCATACATGTCAACATCTACTGATCCAACTAGGCTATTTAACTATACTTTCAACAATGGGTTCAATAGACAACTCTGTAGAGCAAATATCCACactgtatttaaaaatcaaatttgctGCTCCTCCAGTGGAGGTTCCAGGGCTTCCATTAGCTTTTTATTTGCCTCTTCATTATGCCGGCTTTGACAATgagttaaatgtttcttaaagcCTCTCGGAAAATTTGACTCAAAATTACAACGTGGACATTTAAGTAAACTTTGCCCATGAGCTGCTACATGATTTTTAAGGAGAGATTCCAAAAGGAAAGCCTTTCCACAAATTGTGCATTTGTAGGGACTGTGGACATTATGCTTGTTAACCAAATGATGCAAAACAGCACCTTTTTTCATAGCACGACAGCAACAGATTTTGCAGTAATACTTTCCTTTTCCACGCTTCATGTATTTTGCAATCTCTTCTTCAGAGATAAAAGCCTCTTTTTCTTCGGTAAACTGCAGTACATTCTTGGGCTGCTCTGGACTAGTCATGtctattttgttctctttacTGAAATCAATCGATTCCACGTCAACCTGCTCTTGATCACTGCTCGACTCCTGGCCCTTACTATCTATCGCATCCAGATCTGCTTTTATGTACTCACTGCTACTAAGCTCAGCATCCGAGTTCTCTTGGTTGTCTTTCTTGAGCTTCtttgaggaaggaaataaagtgtCTTCTAAGAGTTTCTTAGGTGTAGCTAGTAGTTCTTCCTGAACCAAAACATCACACTTTTGATCGTCTATGGCACCTGCCTGTAGTTCATCACCAAGCTCAACTGCCTTCTGAGATTCTGAGAAGACAGCAGCTTTGGGAAGTTCGGGGAAAAGGGCATGTTTCCGGGCCTCTGGAAAGAGAGCACGTTTTCGTGGTTCAGGAGAAGCACGAGAGGCTGTTTTGGTAGGCTCGGAAAACAGGGCAGGTTTTCTAGGCTCAGTATCAATAGAGAGAACAGGCTTCCAGATATCAGAGGAAGCTTTAGGGGACTCAGATGGCCCAGAAGGACCTGGTTTCCGGGTCTCAGGGAAGACAGGTTTCTGAGgttcaataaaaaaggaagactTCCAGAGATCAGGGGAACCACCACGGGAACTTTTCTGGGACTCAGAAAAATCAAGTGAAGCAGGAGAAGTTTTCCGCTGATCAGGGGAAAGCTTCCAAAGCTCTGGAGACCCTGAGGGTTTTCTGAGCTCTGGAGATCCCGCTGGACTACGGATCTCTGGGGACAGTGATGGGCCTGGTTTGCGAAGCTCAGGAGACAAGGGACGTCCTGATTTACGGAGCTCAGGAGACACTGGAGGAACTGTCTTCCAATGTTCAGGTGACAAGGTGGGCGCTGTCTTTCGGAGTTCTGGTGGGCCAGACTTCCATGACTCAGGAGATGCGGGGGGAGATTTCCAGGAACCAGGTGAGACTGATGAAGACTTCCAggacgcaggggacatggatgGAGTTGGTTTCCAAGGTCCAGGTGATATGGAAGGAATTGGTTTCCAAGGTCCAGGAGACACAGATGGAGCAGGTTTAGCTGGCTTCCAAGGTCCTGATGATGCTGACGGACTGGACTTCCAAGACCTGGGGGACCCAGGTGGCCCTGGCTTCCAAGAACCAGGTGACACAGCTGGGGCTGGTCTCCGAggctctggggacacagcagggaaTGGCTTCCAAGGTTCAGGAGACTCCGATGGGGACAGCTTCCTTGGCTCAGGGGAGACAGTCCGGACCGGCTTCCGAGACTCTGGAGACGCTGTTGGGGATGGTCCCCAAGGTTCAGGGGAGGCAGCCAGAACTGGTGACTCTGGAGATGAGGCTGAAGGTGGCCCCAATGTTTCTGGGAAATGAGAGTGTTTCTGGGGTTTGGGATTAGTAAGAGTTGCCTTTACTGGCTCAGGAGATACGGGAGCAAGTTTCTGTGGTTCTGGAGAAGGAACAGGGACTGGTTTCTGAGATTCAGAAACAAGAGGGACTGGTTTTGGAAGTTCAGGAGAAGAAACAGGGGCAGGTTTCGGAGGCtcgggagaaggaagagaaggtgtCTGTGGCTCAGGAGAAACAACAGGGCCAGGTTTCTGAGAGTCCAGGGAAGTAAGAGGAGTAGGTTTTGGTGATTCTGGAGACATAACTGGGCCAAATTTCTGTGTTTCTATGGAAAGGGCAGGTATAGGTTTCAGGAGTTCTGCTGAATTAGAGGCCATTTTCTGGTGTTCAGGAACAGAAGGGCTTTTCACAGGATCTGCTTCTTTGTTTAACTgattttttggtttctcattCCATTTCTCTGGGGCTGAATGTTTGGATGTGATGTGATAGTATACATTAGAGTACATCTTGCTGGTGAAAAAGCATTTATGGCAGTGAAATAGCTTTGCACTTTTCTGGTAAAATATCATTTTACCTAACCCACCAGCATCCATTTCATCACAAAATTCTGGATGGATGGTACCCATGTGGATTTGTACATTTTCATAATCCGTGCCTCTGAAATTGCAGTGGTCACACTCCAAACGTGCCGATGGCTTACGAAGTTCCTGGAATACTTCCATTTTTCTAACATA harbors:
- the CHAMP1 gene encoding chromosome alignment-maintaining phosphoprotein 1 yields the protein MEVFQELRKPSARLECDHCNFRGTDYENVQIHMGTIHPEFCDEMDAGGLGKMIFYQKSAKLFHCHKCFFTSKMYSNVYYHITSKHSAPEKWNEKPKNQLNKEADPVKSPSVPEHQKMASNSAELLKPIPALSIETQKFGPVMSPESPKPTPLTSLDSQKPGPVVSPEPQTPSLPSPEPPKPAPVSSPELPKPVPLVSESQKPVPVPSPEPQKLAPVSPEPVKATLTNPKPQKHSHFPETLGPPSASSPESPVLAASPEPWGPSPTASPESRKPVRTVSPEPRKLSPSESPEPWKPFPAVSPEPRRPAPAVSPGSWKPGPPGSPRSWKSSPSASSGPWKPAKPAPSVSPGPWKPIPSISPGPWKPTPSMSPASWKSSSVSPGSWKSPPASPESWKSGPPELRKTAPTLSPEHWKTVPPVSPELRKSGRPLSPELRKPGPSLSPEIRSPAGSPELRKPSGSPELWKLSPDQRKTSPASLDFSESQKSSRGGSPDLWKSSFFIEPQKPVFPETRKPGPSGPSESPKASSDIWKPVLSIDTEPRKPALFSEPTKTASRASPEPRKRALFPEARKHALFPELPKAAVFSESQKAVELGDELQAGAIDDQKCDVLVQEELLATPKKLLEDTLFPSSKKLKKDNQENSDAELSSSEYIKADLDAIDSKGQESSSDQEQVDVESIDFSKENKIDMTSPEQPKNVLQFTEEKEAFISEEEIAKYMKRGKGKYYCKICCCRAMKKGAVLHHLVNKHNVHSPYKCTICGKAFLLESLLKNHVAAHGQSLLKCPRCNFESNFPRGFKKHLTHCQSRHNEEANKKLMEALEPPLEEQQI